The following are encoded in a window of Chionomys nivalis chromosome X, mChiNiv1.1, whole genome shotgun sequence genomic DNA:
- the Dusp21 gene encoding dual specificity protein phosphatase 21, translated as MTTAFCLLPHPTIQPDSIYGLSQITNSLFLSNALAANDKLTVSNNRITTIINTSSEVVNTFFDDIQYVQVPVSDAPNSYLYDFLDPVADRIHRVDIRNGRTLLHCSAGVNRSAVFCLAYLMKYHTMTLLDAHTWTKTCRPTIRPNNDFWEQLIHYEFKLFSRNTVYMINSPVGLIPNIYEKEVHLMEPM; from the coding sequence ATGACTACAGCATTTTGTCTCCTTCCACATCCAACTATCCAACCGGACAGCATTTATGGCCTCTCGCAAATAACTAACAGCCTTTTTCTCAGTAATGCTCTGGCCGCTAACGACAAACTCACCGTGTCCAACAACCGCATCACCACGATTATCAATACCTCGTCAGAAGTAGTGAACACGTTCTTTGATGACATTCAGTATGTGCAAGTGCCGGTGAGTGATGCTCCCAATTCCTACCTTTATGACTTTTTGGACCCCGTAGCTGATCGTATCCACCGTGTGGATATAAGGAATGGCCGTACGCTGCTGCACTGCTCTGCAGGAGTGAATCGCTCAGCAGTGTTCTGCCTTGCCTATCTCATGAAATACCACACCATGACCCTGCtggatgcacacacatggacCAAGACCTGCCGTCCCACCATCCGTCCCAACAATGACTTTTGGGAGCAACTTATTCATTACGAGTTCAAGCTATTTAGCAGGAATACTGTCTATATGATCAACTCTCCTGTGGGTCTGATCCCTAACATCTATGAAAAGGAGGTCCACTTAATGGAGCCAATGTGA